tggaatggtactcaaatggttcagatcatacttagaagggagaggatattatgtgagtctaggagagcataagtctaagtggacgtccatgacatgtggagtcccacaaggctcaattcttgcaccgctcttgtttagcctgtatatgctcccactaagtcagataatgagaaagaaccaaactgcctatcacagctatgctgatgatactcaggtTTACCttgccttatctccaaatgactacagccccattgactccctctgcaaatgcattgatgaaattaacagttggatgtgccagaactttcttcagttaaacaaggaaaaaactgaagttattgcatttggaaacaaagatgaagttctcaaggtgaatgcataccttgactcaaggggacaaacaactaaaaatcaagtcaagaatcttgttGTGACTCTGGAGACAGACCCTACAtcaatcattcaaaataaaacaaaccaaaaaagtaaaaaaatcataataccatcacaaaaaaaacacaacaataataagattttttgtttccagtcaagacttggagaaacttgtttatgcctttatcaccagcagggtagactactgtaatggtctcctcaccggccttcacaagaagaccattagacagctgcagctcatccagaacactgctgccagaattctgactagaaccagaaaatctgagcatatcacaccagtcctcaggtccttacactggcttccagttacatttaggattgattttaaagtacttttactcgtttataaatcactcaatgatctaggacctAAATATAtagcagatatgctcactgaatataaacctaacagaccactcagattattaggatcgagtcagttagaaataccaagggttcacacaaaacaaggggagtccgcttttagttactatgccgcccgcagctggaatcagcttccagaagagatcagatatgctaaaacattagtcacatttaaatctagactcaaaactcatctgtttagctgtgcatttgttgaatgagcactgtgcgatgtccgaactgattgcactgtatcttacgtattcactgtattttatgtaaaatcattttctattttaaatgttttaaattcattttaaataagtcaatttttaaatcatttccaatgttttaaaattgcttgtgttgttttaaaattgcttggtttatttttgttattatttttcttcatgattattttactttcttttatgtaaagcactttgaaataccattgtgtacgaaatgtgctataaataaacttgccttgccttaactaaaactgaaagtaaaaacaATTTTGTTCCTTGAAAcgattgaaatatatatatattactttttcagctagttgcaaataaaacatttctaattttcatttagatgtactaaaaatgaaaaaaaatattgaaaactacacttaaaaaaaaaaactatagataaaatacaaaaagtaggctactaaaaatgaaaaaatatctgattcagaatattaataaaaactataataaaactgCGATTGGTAGTATATGTTATATTTAGAGAACCTGTGTGCTGTTTGTGCTGTGATCTTCAGTGACTGTAGTTCACCTGTCGACGTCACGGGCCGTGTTCCAATCCCTAGAGCGGCCGGAGCGTCACGTGCGCGTGCAGGGCGCCGCCCACTCGCTGTCAAAGAAGGCGGAGCGATAGGGATTGAGACGCGGCCagtgcgacacacacacacacacacacacacgcacgcactgaAAGTGGGAAAATAATTGTGTATCAAACTTGTGCcaaaaagtgtgtttgttttagaAAGTCAGTTTCATTTAATTGAGAACCTGTTGCTGATTGAAACTTATCAAAATAAAGCAcactaaaatactataaaaatgtgaaattaaataaaaagtcaaaataaaacatactaaaattaattatataatcaaatgagaaattaaaataCTTCATTTTAAAACGGCTGCGGTGTTTTTATCATCTAGAGTTCTGGTTTGATTTTTGCAAggcatttctatttattttttcatataataataatatatagaataatatatctCGTGATTCTGTCTTTGTTCTCTGGTGTATATTTCTAAAGTCTGAGTTTTTAATCTCACAAATCTCATAATTGCgagaaaattacaaaataaggaactaaatattttacattttttatcccGAGGTAGAAACGGCCTTCCATATTAAAGGAGTGCGTTACGTTAGTTCTCTTCCAGAATAAGGCAGTCATGTTTAATAAAGAGGCACATCGATCTCTGATTGAATTGATATCACATTTAATGCACATGGCAGACTGTTTTGTCCAGTTCAAACATTCCCTGACGTTCTCCTTTATTTTCTGCGTCATTCGCGCCACTCTTATTCTGTAACTGTACGGACTCTTATTCTGCTCTTACATAACAATATAAAGGAACCTCACGCAACATCCGGCGAGGACGCCTTCTTATCCGAGCCGCACTTCCGCTTCTCTCCCCCTTCCTTGTGCGGTGCGAGAGAGAGCGCGTGTGCCTCAGAACCTCGGCACACGTcttatataaaaaatcaaaaatacaaaaaaaaaatcacaaaactgaagaaaaatacCAACAAAAAATCTACTTTTCGTACCGCAGCCCTCGGTGAAGCAGCTCTGAGGAGATTTAACCCGCTCGTGTTGATCTGAAGCGCCGAACGCGTCTTAATCCGTCTCTAAGTGAGTATCTAACCGTCTCCGAGGAGGAAGCCGAGCTGTTCCGGTCGCGTGCGCGTGTGTTCCATCAGGTCCGTGTCTCCAGCTGTCCCGAAGATGAATCCCAGTGCTCCCAGTTACCCGATGGCCTCGCTGTATGTGGGCGATCTGCACCCGGATGTGACCGAGGCCATGCTGTACGAGAAGTTCAGTCCAGCCGGGCCCATCCTCTCCATCCGGGTGTGCAGGGACATGATGACCCGCCGCTCGCTCGGTTACGCGTACGTCAACTTCCAGCAGCCCGCTGACGGTGAGCACACATCTGTCTGAATACTCAATAATACTCACTAATACTCAATAACACTCCTGAGGCGttatagatttacatttatatgtttatatatttcagaccatcttatatatttgtgtttaatatgtattttttatttcattcatatattttagattgttctatttttatttatatattttacatattaaatacacaaatattccatatatatatatatatatatatatatcatatatatatatatactaatacaaatgtaaacaacatgaaaaaacctaaaagacaaattttaaaatgtacaatttgtatatatatatatatatatatataaataaaaaatattatatatgatatataggtatatatatatatatataaataaaaaatatatgtatttttgttataatttataaatatttgtatttataaacaaGATATATTTTACTCATTGtgtatattttctaattttatatattttagtttcatattataattgtatgtgacctattatatattttagactgttttatatatttgtagtttgtttacattttatatttatgtatttttttatgtgttttttaactgtttacatttgtatatattttagatattatatggaatataaaatatttaaatatatatttatattataattctgTGACATTTCagacttatattttttatatacattctatatttatgtatgtggattttttttatatatatttaaatatttacatatattttttagattgttctagttttatatttatattttagatatcatatataatatattttatagaattttatagattatatattgtATGAACAGATTTTCTTTGACATAATTATACACATAaagttaatgtattatttttttatttttaaattatacatctCGGAttgttatatctatatatatatatatatatatatatatataaatatatatatatagatatctattatatatataaatatatatatatatatagatatatatatatatatatatatataaaatacacaaatgtttatatttatatatttttagatattatagggaataatgttttttttttttacatatttgtacttTCTAGAATTTTATAGATTAGATACAGTTTAATCTTATTTTacatgaatatactatatatatatatatatatatatacacacacacacacacatacatataatgtgtgtgtatatatttatttatataaatatataaataaatgttactgttattttaagtGACGGTCATGATTGTTGTCTGTTTCAGCCGAGCGCGCCCTGGACACGATGAACTTTGACGTGATCAAGGGCCGGCCGCTCCGCATCATGTGGTCCCAGCGAGACCCGTCCCTGCGCAAGAGCGGCGTGGGCAACATCTTCATCAAGAACCTGGACAAGTCCATCGACAACAAGGCCCTCTACGACACGTTCTCTGCCTTCGGCAACATCCTGTCCTGCAAGGTAAGAGCggtgagacgtgtgtgtgtgtgtgtgtgtgtgctgctgctcAGTGCTGCTGTTCTCTCTCTGAAGGTGGTTTGTGATGAGAACGGCTCTAAAGGATACGGCTTTGTTCACTTCGAGACCCACGAGGCTGCAGAAAGAGCCATTGAGAAAATGAACGGCATGTTGCTGAATGACCGCAAAGTGTAAGTGTGTTTGATTTAACCGCTTGACCTGACCGTGTGTGGTCTGAGCGTGAGGAGTGTGTCTTATACAGGCAGGGTTCGTGAAAACACAGCATGAAATTATTAGATGTCATCAAATtgaaacttgttttgttttattatttttagatattattcTTGTTTGCCATGAATGTAGCATTTGATGATCTGATGTTGATTAATaacagcttaaaataaaaaactaataaaacttgcTGCATCTTGAAGTTTGTGGGCCGCTTCAAGTCTCGTAAGGAGCGTGAGGCAGAGATGGGCGCCCGCGCCAAAGAGTTCACAAACGTTTACATCAAGAACTTCGGAGAAGATATGGACGACGAGAAGCTGAAGGAAGTTTTCAGCAAGTTTGGTGAGTTTTACTGcaaacagggttttttttgtttgcattttttttgcttttttttttttttttttttttttttttttttttttttttgcattttttacacacatacttttatttattttttttacatttattattattttttatatagaattttattacttttgttttatatttgtttatattttacatataatttttttacttttaaatatattaatgtgtatatataaatcagttgtttttatttattttaatttaaatttattaattattaattaatacaaaatatttttttttatttaatttagttaaactaaattaaaattagtaatgttgccttgtcaactagctgaaatagttttattttttatttttattttttttttatacacactagcgttcagaagtttggggtcagtaaggcttgtaatgtttttaaagaagtctcttctgctcatcgagcagggctccagactgcatTTAGCGACACTTTTTTTCTGCCGGTGCGACTAATGTTTGTGAGCGGTCTCACTGGCGCGACCACCTCGTTGCCCGACTCTTTAGCGCTGAACAAATAAACATGGGATGAACAAAACACAGCCTActttgtaaacaaacacttatgtaaaattgaaaaaatacatcaaatcataattataaaccagtagacagcagcagaggagcacttactggcttattagtcattcatttatgctttttctctatattttgaaatgataaaatcactattataaaatatcaaatcttcaattaatcagattttgtcagaattttatttcactttttttacacttttcttcagtgtgctactaaatcacacacaatcactgaagTTGGTCAGCTCCGTATGATAAAAGagtaatggtacatttaataagagtggaatatatacattttctgtatataaaaagtactttttgtatgcatcttaactcaagcttagtgctttactgtcaaatctgtataaacaacaaacaagacTTGAACATTGAacatattaatgcaaaacaatagtgaCTTTCTTTTGATTAAATGATCTACCAAATCTGCTCCAcagttattttctgtatttttgatcaaataaatgcagccttgacggGGCTCCAGACTAACACTCGAGAGCAGTGGCACACTGGAGCCCcgtcaagactgcatttatttgatcaaaaatacagaaaataactgtaatcttgcaaaatgttattacaataataaatcatcatattattatgatttctgaagatcatgtgacactgaagactggagtaatgatgctgaaaatacagctgcacatcacagaaataaattacagtttaatgcatattaaaatagaatagttattttaaatggtaataatatttcacaatattatgttttttcctgtatttttaatcaaataaatgcagccttgatgagcagaagacactcctgtaaaaaatttaaaatcgttctgaacccaaactttttgagcggttgtgtgtgtgtgttttgatccGGTCACATGaatctgacgtgtgtgtgtgtgtgtgtgtgtggtcgcaGGTCCAGCGCTCAGTATTCGAGTCATGACCGACGACGGCGGTAAATCTCGAGGCTTTGGCTTCGTCAGCTTCGAGAGGCACGAGGACGCCCAGAAGGTGAGGAGCGGGGCGTTTGGCCTCGGTGTGGTTTGTGTGCTCACCTGACGTGCTTCCTCTGCTGCGCAGGCCGTGGATGAGATGAACGGGAAAGAGCTGAACGGGAAGCAGGTGTACGTGGGTCGCGCTCAGAAGAAGGGAGAGCGCCAGACGGAGCTCAAGCGCAAGTTTGAGCAGATGAAGCAGGACCGCATGACTCGCTACCAGGTGACCTGAGCCGCTGGTGAGGGAGGTCAAGGGTCGTCCGGGGCTGTACGTCAACTTTAATTCTTTCTTTCAACAGGGAGTCAATCTCTACGTGAAAAATCTGGACGATGGACTCGATGATGAGCGCCTGCGTAAAGAGTTCTCTCCATTCGGCACCATCACCAGCGCTAAGGTACGAACTAGCTAGgactgattcattttaatgaactcACATCAATTCTTAAATCCTGAGATCGATCTGTTAGCCTGTACTCCTTTTCCTGCTGATGCATGATTAATTGcactaaacattatttgcaacacgcttgccaaaaaaataaacacaaaaatcaaaataaatcaatcaaatcaagaaaatcaaacaaatcaaataaaaaaaaaaccataaataaatcaatcataaaAACTAGTTTTTATTACGAcgaatgtttatatttcaacaaataaGTATAAAACTTGCCTGtgcacaatttaaatgttttatattcaataaaatatttataaacattaaaaatataaaaaatataaattaaaaaaaaaaatataataaaaatattaaaaaaaatatattaattattttttattatactgtttaaaaaaaaatatataattatatagtattttttaaaaaaaaaaaaaaaaaaaaaaaaatatatatatatatatatatatatatatatttttttattgtatttttatatagtatttatataaaatttaagtatttttttatataaactagtattttttatatagtatattttagtatttttttatagtatttttatatagtatttatttatattgtatgtgtgtgtgtatatatacatgtatatataaaaacacaaataaaaaataaataaaaaatatataaaaataaaacacacatacaatataaataaatactatataaaaaatgtctaaaattaaatgagttatttctaaatgattatataacattataataataaaaaataataatatactacatTTTAatctttcatattaaaatataaaaacaatatttatataaaaaaatacaaataaaattaaaaaaatttatcaacaaaaaaaaaagtgtaaatatttataaataaatgacaattgaaTATAATAGTGCAggctttttaacaattttaaccTTTAAAATTAATGTACGATACtgttatatgaataatatatctataaaatagtGTGATGATTCATTATGTAAATCAATAGGAATTGTATATAAATGTTTGGTTCCCCGTCTTGTTTACAGCATCAGCTGATCTGTTACTGAAGGAAAGACATGAGTGTGTCTGAGAGGATTGTGTTAAACTGCAGCGTGTGTTGTTCAGGTGATGATGGAAGGCGGCCGCAGCAGGGGCTTCGGCTTCGTCTGCTTCTCGTCTCCTGAAGAAGCCACTAAAGCCGTGACGGAGATGAACGGGCGTATCGTGGCCACCAAGCCGCTGTACGTGGCTCTGGCTCAGAGGAAGGAGGAGCGTCAGGCGCACCTCACCAGTCAGTACATGCAGATGATGGCCAGCGTCAGAGCCGTGCCAAACCCCGTCCTCAACCCCTACCAGCCAGCGCCACCTTCAGGATACTTCATGGCCGCTATTCCACAGGTCAGAGGACGCCCCTGTGATTTACACAGATGATGCACAATCCAGTCTTCACAGTTTaatgcggaatgtcacggaatttgtcaaattaacCCTTGTGCGTCAATTAAAAGTTACACATAGGTGGACTAAAATATCCATGTCAAgtgaaaaaaggtttaaaaagtaaACCCAGAAAAATTAGAGGTTTATGAAAATGAGTTATgaacagtattttatataaaatatataatttataaaacatgttgAACTCTAAAGCTGCAAGAAAATCTAAACGAGTTGTGTTCcgaatttgaggttgatatctcgACAGATGAGCTTTCAGTAAGAGTTTGTTTGGGCGCAGTATCAAATCTTCCCCTTTAGAGGGCAGCACAACTCCGCTGGTGCACACAGTGGTTGGATTTGACATTACACAATACATTATagcctctcacacacaaaaatcacaaacacacacatttttttttgtattttctctgtaccaacacacccacacaagcTTAGCTGCATTAATTATCCAAGTGGCTCTATAATGTGCAGAAGCAGAAAACAGGAATAAAGCGAGTATTTGCTTCATAGgccaaacctgaaaaaaatggcaccatctggtaaaaaaatagtacaaatttaaattttgaagcTTTGCCAAGAGAATGGAAGCCTATTAACAAAAATAGCATCATTTTACCGTTAAATGGCACTGTGgttaaaaatagcagttttaaTGGGGATGTTTTTGTCTTTAAGGTCCTGAGAGGAACTATATGTGTACCTAGTGCAGAAtagatttatttaacaaaatgagggtgaaatagtaaaattcaaataaaaatacacacttgtGGTAAAATATGTGCAGTTGGTAATAACACaggcaaaattataaaaaaaaaaaaaactaaactgaaaaggacaaaaatgtccaaaaaggtttaatcaaaagtaggtcttTACACTTAAAtcgtgatatggactagtatctgtaaatattaagcctcaaaggtctatttaaatatgaatcctgcatgttctgcgtggtGCAGATGCACGGTTTcctttactacacacacactgaagcacgCGTGACGCTCGCGGTGTTCTCAGCGTCTGTCGACTCCCTAAacgaggacgtaaacacatgaacatcgtcaccagaactgctctgagactcacttcatgagcatttgaccgtttgatttgagtaagaCTAgcatcagatcacacacacagaactgtaaagatattcacggcaacccgtcaaaataaaagtccggtttaatttgaagacattgtgtctattaatatttttcagtagaatgtacataaactactactactagaattaaacaaacattattttttaaggaataatcacacaacatttcttccatgttttaattttaatagtaaatcccttttgtttgccaaaaaatgaaaattgactaaatttgtaataattaaaagataaatgaaaatgtatgccttcatttgataaccagaaaaatttaaataaaccacaacagaatttctgaggaaaaaaaaattcataaggccactttaagaaaaaaacaaacaaattaagttgttttatgcatttaaaaaattagacatgcgaaaacacagaatttggtaacgataaaaaaatatggtgatttcatagggccctaaacatgtcatttttgttaaacttttaataaattgatgtgaaaatgtacaaGTTTCATGATTTAGTTAATTAGacattcattttgattaaaatgtaatttattaaggAGGAGTTGagaaattaaaacagaatccagaaaaattaaaacgggggaaaaaatggaatttggaaaaaaatgaaactgtCACATTTAAAGGTGTGCTCTCCTCATTGTTCAGGGGGATATTTGCTGTCAGAATCCACCTGATTGGGAATTTTGAGTGCGTAGGATTCCTCCACAACGATTTCACAACTGCTTTTTGTGAATTTATTGCATTGAGCAACAGAAAGATCCCTGAATAGTGACATGTTTAAACGTGTCTTTGCTGATGTTAATAAAGCAAATTCTATCATACTTTTATACACACGTTTGGTTTAGCGGCTTCAGTTTAGTAAACCGAAGACACGACAGCGTTCAGATGCtggctgtcaaaataaaagtcctgcttcTGAGACATCAGTCAAGCAGAGGTGGTAAAGTCTCCattaaaagttgtattttcaaactttgaagtgcTGCTAATACAACCTGTGTTCTTCTTAGACATTGCACTTGGAAAATATATAGACTTATTAATGTTCGCATCAATTCGTTCCTTAAATTTGAAGTTGCATTAGACAGTTGAGCTGTGTTTTGCCTGTGGAAGTATGTTTTTACTTGGTTTTTACTTCCTCTCTTGTGTGTGATTGACAGGCTCAGAATCGTGCTGCTTACTATCCCACCAGTCAGCTCGCTCAGCTCCGCCCCAGTCCTCGCTGGGCCACTCAGGGGGTCCGCCCTCAGCGTGAGTAGCTCCGCCCACATTCCCTCCAGTGCCTCACACAGCTCTTCGCTTCACTGCTTTGCTTCTCATTTGCGTTCCAGATTTCCAGGGCATGCCGAACGCCGTCAGACCCTCGGGGCCCCGTCCTCAAGCCTTCGGCGCCGTGCGTCCCGCCTCCCAGGTCCCGCGGGTGATCGCGCCCCAGCGCATGGGTGAGCTACGAGCCTGGTGTTGACACGTGCAGCGAGCGTATTCCTCCACCGCTCACTGATCCCGATGTGCTCTGTGTCCCCACAGCGTCTCAGGCCATGGGTCCTCGCCCCAGCGCCGCAGGGGCCGCCACAGGGGCGTCTCAGGTGAGAGGAGTGCCGCAGTACAAGTACGCACCTGGAGTCCGCAACCCGCAGCAGCACATGCCCACTCAGCCACAGGTGCCCATGCAGCAGGTACCAACATGTTTTTGCTGTTTATggttgcagtttaaaataacttgagAAAACGAGAACATGCACATCACAAAATGAgtttgatatacagtacaggtcaaaagtttggaaacattactattttaatgtttttgaaagaagtttcttctgctcatcaagcctgcatttatttgatcaaaaatacagaaaaaatcagtaatattgtgatatattattacaacttaaaataattgtttttacatttattatactttaaattatcatttatttctgtgatgcaaagctgaattttaggatcattatcacatgatcctttagaaatcattctaatatgatgattcattatcaaagttggaaacagttctgctgctttatatttttcagaacatgttatacttttttacgacgatactttgatgaataaaaagtaaaaaaaaaaaaaaaaaaaaagctatgtttttaaaatataaatattttttaataacaatatagactactggtcagtaattttttttctttctttttttttaaataaaatcaatacttttattcagcaaggatgtgttaaattgaaaaaaagtgatagtaaagaaaatatattattagaatatatattattagaattttttttttttttgaataaatgcagttctttttaaccttttattcatcaaatatattagacagcagaactgtttccaacactcataataaatcagtatattagaatgatctaatgatcatgtgatagactggatgttacatgtgacactgtgacatgtgacactgaaggctggagtaatgatgctgaaaattcagctttgcatcacagaaataaattattttttaaaggatattaaaatagaaaccattattttatattgtaataatatttcacaatattactgtttttttctgtatttttaatcaaataaatgcagccttgatgagcagaagaaaaatgtaactcaaaaacattaaaaatagtaatgtttccaaacttttgacctgtactgtatatccaCATGCATACATGTAAAGTGCCTGAATTTTAGTCGCAAAATGTAACTTATCGTCCAGCTCTTTacataaagttggatatataacTGTGCAACTTCATTTGCATGAATAAAGTGATGTATA
The Cyprinus carpio isolate SPL01 chromosome A16, ASM1834038v1, whole genome shotgun sequence genome window above contains:
- the LOC109091547 gene encoding polyadenylate-binding protein 1A, coding for MNPSAPSYPMASLYVGDLHPDVTEAMLYEKFSPAGPILSIRVCRDMMTRRSLGYAYVNFQQPADAERALDTMNFDVIKGRPLRIMWSQRDPSLRKSGVGNIFIKNLDKSIDNKALYDTFSAFGNILSCKVVCDENGSKGYGFVHFETHEAAERAIEKMNGMLLNDRKVFVGRFKSRKEREAEMGARAKEFTNVYIKNFGEDMDDEKLKEVFSKFGPALSIRVMTDDGGKSRGFGFVSFERHEDAQKAVDEMNGKELNGKQVYVGRAQKKGERQTELKRKFEQMKQDRMTRYQGVNLYVKNLDDGLDDERLRKEFSPFGTITSAKVMMEGGRSRGFGFVCFSSPEEATKAVTEMNGRIVATKPLYVALAQRKEERQAHLTSQYMQMMASVRAVPNPVLNPYQPAPPSGYFMAAIPQAQNRAAYYPTSQLAQLRPSPRWATQGVRPQHFQGMPNAVRPSGPRPQAFGAVRPASQVPRVIAPQRMASQAMGPRPSAAGAATGASQVRGVPQYKYAPGVRNPQQHMPTQPQVPMQQPAVHVQGQEPLTASMLAAAPPQEQKQMLGERLFPLIQNMHPSLAGKITGMLLEIDNSELLHMLESPESLRSKVDEAVAVLQAHQAKEAAQKTGPSTAVPAV